A region of the Yarrowia lipolytica chromosome 1C, complete sequence genome:
GAGGGGGTGTAAtgaaagaaagaaaagaaaaaaaaaacgtgGTCTTGTGGGGAACAGAACGCGTAACGCAGGTCCAGTCGTGGGCCGCGTACTCACTTCTTGTGATTGCTCCGCGCGCTTGAACAATTTAGTCGAAATGTACTCACTTTGTGAAGCTCAGGTGCAATATccagctactgtactgtagtaaAGTAAGGATTTCGATGTTCGAAGGTTTCTGTTTTTCCTTGGACTGCGTTCCAAAAATATACAAACTTAAAATTTTGAGCTGTATGGGCACCTACAAAGTAGTCTTATTATGGCGAAGGGTAAACCCCAGGAggctaaaaaaaaagtacacCAATGTTTGAGTCATAAAgcaggtacagtatttcCGGCGCAGAAACAAATGACAGATTTCGGTTCTTTGTCGCTTTTTCGCCTCCAGCGGACTCGTCATCGACAATAGTCCCTGCAATGCACCACGTGAGGCGGCTATAAATAGACGACTTTTTAGCTAAGGGGTTAACTTTGACTTCGCTACCGACACGCGTCGGTGGCTGGTTTGTGTGCAGGTCAACTGTGTCTCAATTTTATGGTCACCGCTGTTGGGAGCAACCTATAAAAAGCCGACGCATTAATAAGCGTCTGGGGATGAAGGCGCAAATGAGGTAGACAGCAATAATACTTGAATATGATCGGGTAAATAGGATAAAAGCAGAGGCGAATCGCGCTTTTCTCCAATAATATTTATTGTTAGGGCAACATTTCGTCCACTCAATATACACTGATGACGtcatctacagtattggTGGACAAGGCAATTTTACCAGGACGATAATTAATTACAGTAATCTTGCTGCCATAAACGGATATGCCCAAAACGCCTGTTTCATGACCCTGTTGGGTGCACACAGCCCTCAGTAGCTGCAATGTATTTCCCTACTgtagaataaaaaaaataccaTATACCCGCGAAAGGTTGCGTGTTAAGCCACATTTCTGTTGATGCAAATCTATCACTAAGCGACGGTATGTATGagctgtacagtatgtaaGGTATGTACTATTACAAAGCCATTCAGATGTCAGGATGGGGTATGGATTGATGCGTAAATACAATGACCAAAAGGGATGCACCTTCGAAGGTACACAAGAATATCAAATCAGTAGGGAGTAAGGCGTCAGCAAGAGTTCTGTACGCTAATGCAAATAAATAGAGTGGTTCGGCGCTCATTGTGAACATGCTGGTGTCTCAGACACCTTGGACCATCCgcccatcatctcctcaatcACCATGTTGTCCTTTGATCTCCCGAGGCCTAGGTAGTGCTTGGTGAAATCGTTATTGTCCTTGGAAGGCTCCTGAGAAGTTAAGGTCGTGTCGTTCATTGCACCACCGTTCAACACTCGGTTCTGGAACACCAGACGAATGTCCCCGCAAAGATACAGCTTGTCATTGTCCAGACGAACGATAGGAATGTGTGCAGCATGGACTAGGGTGCCTTTGGAGCCAGGGGTGCTCGATGCAGAATAGACCTTTTGCCGAATAAATGTTCGGGTGCCGCTGGGCATTTCAGCAACGTTGTAGGGTATCAGAAAGAGCTTGACTGCTGTCTTTTGCAGGTTGGATACCACCACTTGGAGCTGGCCCACGGGAGGTATCCGGTATCCTGGAAACGTTTTGACTCTGGTCCTTTCACTGGGCTCTCCTTGTGTCGTTTTTCGTTTCTCTCTCCTGGCAAACCGGGCCTGGTAGTACTCTGTTAGAGAAATTATGCCCACGTAGGGGCTTCCTGTGGCTGAGACGAGCGAGCTGGTGTTTGCAATGTCTTCCCAGACCACAAAGCCAGCGTTGAAGGACATATTGATCTGCTTGGGACATCgcagcagcttgttgcAGCCCCCTTTACCAAGAACTCCAATACCTGCATGGAAAGGGACTGTTTTTGATGTCGAAGCAGACATCCTGCCTGACAGTAGCGACTCCTCATAAGAGCCCACTAGCGACTGGTGGCCCAGCGACGTTCTGCGAGAGGGGGTGGTCTTTGTGGGTGTGGGTGGATGTGACTCATCTTTGGTcgtctctttttcttcGTCGTCAAAAACGCTCTCGTAGTTGACGTTTGCAGGTCTGTGGGGGTCAGGCATTGTCGTAACGAGGACCTGCGACGCACCTGGAACTGTCTCTGTGATAACTCAGGAGACGGGGTTTTTGTTGGGGGAAAGTAAGGATGGGGCTCCTTTATAGACGACCTCCTAACCTCGTCTAGTGTGTATCCCATCACCGAGCCGTAGTAGTATCTGTGTAGTGGGCCTGCAACTCGTTGCTTATATAGTGTGGTGAATGGAGAATGAAGAAAAGGAGGGTTGTGGGGAGTGGGACAAatttacagtacatatGGTAACCTGTATCACTGGAGCTGCGGTTGTTATCACGAGCTTAAAAAGGTTAAAGTTGTGGTATAGAGAGATCTGCTTCCGGTTAAAGGCAAGTCctatgtacatactgtactcttGTGTGACAGTGTGTGACAGTGTGACCAAGAGAAGCCGTTCCGGAAGGAGTGAAAACTTCGGCAACCACATTAGAGATTATCCCATTCATTTACCAGTAGCCATCGACTGTCCTGCATCTGACTAATATTATACAGTAGccacagtatgtactgtacgatgCAACTCCAAGCGATCGAAAGGAGGGGAGGTCTAATGATTCATGCTACTCGCACTTTTATCTtcttggtggcggtggtACGAATGGAACTGTACGGCGTAGTGTAGCTCTAAAACTGTCTTATATTGATTTGTGAGGTTACAATATTGTGTGTGAGGTTATGAGTTGGTTTGAATTGTGTCAGATATTATTGAAGGCAAAAATATATTTTACAGTATCAACcgcactacaagtacattggTACagttgtactggtactcgtacgatTCAATACCTGGTTGTAACATACGACA
Encoded here:
- a CDS encoding uncharacterized protein (Compare to YALI0C24376g, weakly similar to uniprot|Q10140 Schizosaccharomyces pombe Hypothetical protein C3H8.04 in chromosome I), which codes for MPDPHRPANVNYESVFDDEEKETTKDESHPPTPTKTTPSRRTSLGHQSLVGSYEESLLSGRMSASTSKTVPFHAGIGVLGKGGCNKLLRCPKQINMSFNAGFVVWEDIANTSSLVSATGSPYVGIISLTEYYQARFARREKRKTTQGEPSERTRVKTFPGYRIPPVGQLQVVVSNLQKTAVKLFLIPYNVAEMPSGTRTFIRQKVYSASSTPGSKGTLVHAAHIPIVRLDNDKLYLCGDIRLVFQNRVLNGGAMNDTTLTSQEPSKDNNDFTKHYLGLGRSKDNMVIEEMMGGWSKVSETPACSQ